A genomic stretch from Methylorubrum extorquens includes:
- a CDS encoding conserved protein of unknown function (Evidence 4 : Unknown function but conserved in other organisms), which translates to MSLVLAGATRLQVNGADSIVEWTRREVAPNPDVTASGAKNVIKRKPNGASLQKPQGGDQSRLSAPSPLSAVNPVKRGLPPAHPFQEPTR; encoded by the coding sequence GTGTCGCTCGTCCTCGCCGGAGCCACGCGGCTGCAAGTGAACGGCGCGGACTCTATCGTGGAGTGGACGCGCCGCGAGGTCGCCCCGAACCCCGATGTGACGGCATCCGGAGCCAAGAACGTCATCAAGCGGAAGCCCAACGGCGCCTCTTTGCAGAAGCCGCAGGGTGGTGATCAATCCCGGCTTTCGGCACCATCACCCCTCTCGGCCGTTAATCCTGTGAAGCGCGGCTTACCGCCCGCGCACCCATTCCAGGAGCCAACCCGATGA
- a CDS encoding conserved protein of unknown function (Evidence 4 : Unknown function but conserved in other organisms), translating to MPDKLKRTLLGAVIAVALAAAVSYGLITQQTADKLQTEANQTLNEGQPGSPPQQQPAPSPEAQNSGNPQPTPREPTQPNPAPAAR from the coding sequence ATGCCGGACAAGCTCAAGAGAACCCTGCTCGGCGCGGTCATCGCCGTGGCGCTCGCCGCGGCCGTCTCCTACGGGCTCATCACCCAGCAGACCGCCGACAAGCTACAGACCGAGGCCAACCAAACCCTCAACGAGGGGCAGCCGGGAAGCCCGCCGCAACAGCAGCCGGCGCCGTCTCCCGAGGCTCAGAATTCCGGCAATCCGCAGCCGACCCCGCGAGAGCCGACGCAGCCGAACCCCGCTCCCGCCGCCCGCTGA
- a CDS encoding Prophage CP4-57 regulatory, with amino-acid sequence MPSAVLRTDDDLLPAAQVRARYKVSDMTVFRWLADAKLGFPQPLRINGRRYWRIADLQAFEARQSSKREAA; translated from the coding sequence ATGCCTTCGGCTGTACTCAGAACCGACGACGATCTGCTGCCCGCCGCACAAGTCCGTGCTCGCTACAAGGTGAGCGACATGACTGTGTTTCGGTGGCTGGCCGATGCGAAACTCGGCTTCCCCCAACCCCTCCGGATCAACGGCCGCCGCTACTGGCGGATCGCTGACCTACAAGCGTTCGAAGCGCGCCAGTCCTCTAAGAGGGAGGCAGCGTAA
- a CDS encoding Virulence-associated protein E: protein MMDLRTVAHQLGGEVSGQGILCPGPGHSARDRSLSVMFSPSAPGGFLVFSHAGDEPLVAKDFVRQRLGLSLRLEQKVVTEFRAPKSAPPLDPEVGKRAADRSALALRIWREARSPAGTPVESYLARRGLGLPDNPGEVLRYHDGCPFAGTHTPAMVALVRNIRTDRPQAIHRTALTLDGHKIKVAGRDRAALGPITGGAVKWTPDAEVTTCLGIGEGIESTASLQHLSEFGASPIWSVLNEGGISAFPALAGIECLWIAVDHDPAGDRAARACAGRWRTEDREVFAVKAKAPGSDLNDILQVRHV, encoded by the coding sequence ATGATGGACCTCCGCACCGTAGCGCATCAGCTCGGCGGCGAGGTGTCTGGCCAGGGCATCTTGTGCCCTGGTCCTGGCCACAGCGCCCGTGACCGCTCCTTGAGTGTCATGTTCAGCCCGTCGGCACCGGGCGGCTTTCTAGTGTTCAGCCATGCCGGTGACGAACCCCTCGTTGCCAAGGACTTTGTGCGGCAGAGGTTGGGGCTTTCGCTCAGACTTGAGCAAAAGGTGGTCACGGAGTTCAGGGCCCCCAAATCGGCGCCGCCCCTCGACCCGGAAGTCGGAAAGCGCGCAGCCGATCGCTCGGCCCTTGCTCTCCGCATCTGGCGTGAGGCCCGCAGTCCGGCCGGCACGCCCGTCGAGAGCTACTTAGCGCGCCGTGGACTGGGCCTGCCCGACAATCCGGGCGAGGTGCTGCGCTATCACGATGGCTGCCCCTTCGCAGGCACTCACACGCCGGCCATGGTCGCCCTGGTGCGCAACATCCGCACGGACCGGCCGCAGGCAATCCACCGAACTGCGCTCACCCTCGATGGCCATAAGATCAAGGTGGCAGGTCGGGACCGCGCGGCTCTTGGACCGATTACCGGCGGCGCCGTGAAGTGGACCCCGGACGCTGAGGTGACGACCTGCCTCGGTATCGGTGAGGGCATCGAGAGCACAGCATCGCTTCAGCACCTTTCCGAGTTCGGCGCCTCGCCGATCTGGTCCGTGCTGAACGAGGGCGGCATCTCAGCCTTTCCGGCGCTGGCCGGCATCGAATGCCTCTGGATCGCGGTCGATCACGACCCCGCTGGGGATCGTGCCGCCCGCGCCTGCGCAGGCCGGTGGCGAACCGAAGACAGGGAAGTGTTCGCCGTGAAGGCGAAGGCGCCCGGCAGCGACCTCAACGACATCCTGCAGGTGCGCCATGTCTGA
- a CDS encoding conserved protein of unknown function (Evidence 4 : Unknown function but conserved in other organisms), producing the protein MSVPPSTLIPSADRWGPFAEGLDPAERCARLRTLRSIVHLLIGPRAGQLRALLKEAESDAAVLPAALKALDALAPLDRRRVLASYAAIERPSPEVRR; encoded by the coding sequence ATGAGCGTGCCCCCCTCGACCTTGATCCCATCAGCTGACCGCTGGGGGCCTTTCGCTGAAGGGCTCGACCCGGCCGAGCGATGTGCCCGACTGCGGACTCTGCGGAGCATCGTCCACCTTCTGATCGGCCCCCGCGCGGGTCAGTTGAGAGCGCTGCTCAAGGAAGCGGAAAGCGATGCGGCGGTACTACCAGCCGCCTTGAAGGCTCTCGATGCGCTCGCGCCGCTGGACCGGCGCCGCGTGCTCGCCTCCTACGCAGCAATCGAACGGCCGAGCCCGGAGGTGCGTCGATGA
- a CDS encoding protein of unknown function; putative exported protein (Evidence 5 : Unknown function) codes for MRCPIAISALLLSGLVLSGPVFAQEVGDTRVTPTGRTVTATGQTKPPAPGQTQGDISSVSQEQMLKAQRAAQARDKAWDAKMNKTMGSICKGC; via the coding sequence ATGCGTTGCCCGATCGCCATCTCCGCCCTCCTGCTATCCGGCCTCGTTCTCTCCGGTCCTGTCTTCGCTCAGGAGGTGGGTGACACCCGCGTCACCCCGACCGGCCGCACCGTCACCGCGACCGGTCAGACCAAGCCGCCGGCCCCGGGCCAGACGCAGGGCGACATCTCGTCCGTCTCGCAGGAGCAGATGCTCAAGGCCCAGCGCGCCGCACAAGCGCGCGACAAGGCTTGGGACGCGAAGATGAACAAGACGATGGGCTCGATCTGCAAGGGCTGCTGA
- a CDS encoding protein of unknown function (Evidence 5 : Unknown function), translating into MQHEASPLDLTAARERLEAEVNMLSVSHMAHKRQGFILVLGDSHPFHEVDEASLFERVFGDRLGRDYWQWWFEDDASPLYLFAGMLAAHNAKAAPPDERDNYLKYLEKHKPQDLREGLRFWAQAHEDPLKERHYNSILAAFQQAAINGDTWLRTGHDRPDGFDDLLRGQFAAVRNTGLLVRRRSAALWLANHSEFRSLLPRSARDFLLGSPPADNLLVDAGSPPPVAKLAGKRGRPKGQPYAEADRALFPVVEDMMRNEGITLYAASQKIADKLAGTGTLTSRAIRFRGFYKSQSP; encoded by the coding sequence ATGCAGCATGAGGCTTCGCCGTTAGATCTCACGGCCGCGCGAGAGAGGCTGGAGGCGGAGGTCAACATGCTCTCCGTCAGCCACATGGCCCATAAGCGGCAAGGCTTCATTCTTGTGCTCGGCGACAGCCATCCCTTCCATGAAGTCGATGAAGCCAGCCTGTTTGAACGAGTCTTTGGTGACCGGCTAGGTCGAGATTATTGGCAGTGGTGGTTCGAAGACGATGCCTCGCCGTTGTATTTGTTCGCTGGCATGCTCGCGGCACACAATGCCAAAGCAGCGCCGCCAGATGAGCGAGATAATTATCTGAAATATCTTGAGAAGCATAAGCCCCAAGACCTCAGGGAAGGTCTCCGGTTCTGGGCCCAAGCCCACGAAGATCCGCTGAAGGAGCGGCACTACAATAGCATTCTCGCTGCATTTCAGCAGGCGGCCATCAACGGGGACACTTGGCTCCGGACAGGTCACGACCGGCCCGACGGGTTCGACGATCTGCTGAGAGGACAATTTGCGGCTGTGCGGAATACCGGCTTGCTGGTCCGGCGCCGCAGTGCCGCACTGTGGCTGGCAAATCATTCAGAATTCAGGAGCTTGCTACCGCGCTCGGCGAGGGATTTTCTCCTCGGAAGTCCCCCGGCTGACAATCTGCTAGTCGATGCAGGAAGTCCCCCTCCAGTAGCGAAGCTTGCGGGAAAGAGGGGGCGCCCGAAGGGGCAGCCATATGCGGAGGCCGATCGAGCGCTGTTTCCAGTCGTCGAGGATATGATGCGAAATGAGGGCATAACGCTCTACGCCGCATCACAAAAAATCGCCGACAAGCTCGCGGGAACCGGGACTCTAACCAGTAGGGCCATCCGGTTCAGGGGCTTCTACAAATCTCAGAGCCCCTAG
- a CDS encoding putative diguanylate cyclase (GGDEF domain) (Evidence 3 : Putative function from multiple computational evidences; Product type e : enzyme): MLQPIEAGLSRPWYRLKFPDVLEAQYRAETARQSGRYVQSWLAIFTLFNVLSLVMDREVFGPEGFVVPLAMTLGVFCPVALAAIVSLRGRPTTVRISTAVLATALVDIVVVLNSARLAPAPHADVYIIIATIVPLVVGLIAPMPFRHCLWFCGASFALYGGLVLGFGLCYAERSGLPLLVSGLILVPLKLCYSREWEARETFLIGLRVKLQGEALARANARLTVLSETDSLTALSNRRHFSERLETAWALAGERDTWLGVILIDLDHFKLLNDTAGHAEGDLCLVAVAEALQTSVAAHGGLAARYGGEEFVALLPEADPSAARSAGEAIRAAVTDLAIRHPGLPAGTPVTVSVGTTAGRGRTRDFGIQASDLLKAADFALYAAKNEGRNRVESFMPAANVNRQAGAEVRATLPSV, translated from the coding sequence ATGCTACAGCCGATCGAAGCCGGTCTGAGCCGCCCCTGGTACCGGCTCAAATTTCCGGACGTGCTCGAAGCGCAGTACCGTGCCGAGACCGCCCGGCAGAGCGGGCGCTACGTGCAGTCCTGGCTCGCCATCTTCACCCTGTTCAATGTCCTCTCCCTCGTCATGGACCGGGAGGTGTTCGGTCCCGAAGGGTTCGTCGTGCCCCTGGCGATGACCCTGGGCGTCTTCTGCCCGGTCGCGCTGGCGGCGATCGTCTCCCTGCGGGGACGGCCAACGACGGTGCGCATCTCCACTGCCGTCCTCGCCACCGCGCTCGTCGATATCGTCGTCGTCCTCAACAGCGCCCGTCTGGCACCCGCCCCGCATGCCGACGTCTACATCATCATCGCCACCATCGTTCCGCTGGTGGTGGGGCTGATCGCGCCGATGCCGTTCCGGCACTGCCTGTGGTTCTGCGGTGCCTCGTTCGCGCTCTATGGCGGCCTCGTTCTCGGGTTCGGCCTGTGCTACGCGGAGCGCAGCGGCCTCCCCCTGCTGGTTTCCGGGCTGATCCTGGTGCCGCTGAAGCTCTGCTACTCGCGGGAGTGGGAGGCCCGGGAAACCTTCCTCATCGGCTTGCGGGTGAAGCTCCAGGGCGAGGCGCTCGCCCGCGCCAATGCGCGCCTCACCGTGCTCTCCGAAACCGACTCGCTCACGGCCCTGTCCAACCGTCGCCACTTCTCGGAGCGCCTGGAGACGGCATGGGCCCTCGCCGGCGAACGGGATACGTGGCTCGGCGTCATCCTCATCGACCTCGATCACTTCAAGCTCCTGAACGACACCGCCGGGCACGCGGAGGGGGACCTGTGCCTCGTGGCGGTGGCGGAGGCGCTGCAGACCTCCGTCGCGGCCCATGGCGGCCTGGCCGCACGCTACGGCGGCGAGGAGTTCGTGGCCCTGCTGCCGGAGGCCGACCCGTCCGCGGCGCGGTCGGCCGGCGAGGCGATTCGCGCGGCCGTCACGGATCTCGCCATCCGCCATCCCGGCCTGCCCGCGGGGACGCCGGTGACCGTGAGCGTCGGCACCACCGCCGGGCGGGGGCGGACGCGCGATTTCGGTATCCAGGCTTCCGACCTGTTGAAGGCCGCCGACTTCGCGCTCTACGCGGCCAAGAACGAGGGCCGCAACCGGGTCGAGAGCTTCATGCCCGCTGCGAACGTGAACCGACAGGCCGGCGCCGAGGTCCGCGCCACACTCCCCTCCGTCTGA
- a CDS encoding protein of unknown function (Evidence 5 : Unknown function), translated as MAEGNHVPAWITQAEIMTNIIQMSEHGGASSSYRLYDVGSTGAEGPGRFIRARTDPEAKAHALALLNDHPIELWDRARFIARYWPGNLPMAVSVKVFN; from the coding sequence ATGGCTGAGGGCAACCATGTCCCCGCCTGGATCACACAGGCGGAGATCATGACCAATATCATTCAAATGAGCGAACACGGCGGCGCGTCGTCGTCCTATCGTCTCTATGATGTTGGAAGTACCGGCGCCGAAGGGCCCGGACGCTTTATCCGCGCTAGAACAGACCCCGAAGCGAAGGCTCATGCCTTGGCGCTCCTCAACGATCATCCCATCGAACTTTGGGACAGGGCGCGCTTCATCGCTCGCTACTGGCCGGGAAATCTTCCGATGGCGGTCTCGGTGAAGGTCTTCAACTAG
- a CDS encoding conserved membrane protein of unknown function; putative phosphatase/phosphoesterase, PAP2 family (Evidence 4 : Unknown function but conserved in other organisms): MLLDEERWAGSRKADARADTPSDLSAGPGLRRLSAGLAAPGPRLWALVGGLILLDALWLAIAGIGVAWTGLFAVLGAVTVLLGLAFLFSAVMPEPKLRAMALSSAYLTAFTTAAAVLHYLGATLAMPFADPALARVEAAMGFDWRGWVGGLAAHPDLSWWLALAYHSSGPQVGLVVIALSAVSRVARLWAYARLFSLALLASIAVSALFPAIGPYAYYEPQAYPQGHLETVGALWHLDALQALRNGTLSTITLSEIRGLVTFPSFHACLAVLTAWALAPVPVIGPLALLLNGAIIVATLGAGGHYGPDVLAGTLMGVVLVAAHRFRRPFSLAGAGASRKAVPDRGVGPLPRPQTTG; encoded by the coding sequence ATGCTGCTCGACGAGGAACGCTGGGCCGGCTCACGCAAGGCTGACGCGCGGGCCGACACACCGTCCGACCTATCGGCCGGCCCGGGTCTCCGACGGCTGAGTGCGGGCCTCGCGGCGCCCGGTCCCCGGCTCTGGGCCCTCGTCGGCGGCCTGATTCTCCTCGACGCCCTCTGGCTCGCGATTGCCGGGATCGGCGTCGCCTGGACCGGCCTGTTCGCGGTGCTCGGTGCGGTGACCGTCCTGCTCGGGCTCGCCTTCCTGTTCAGTGCGGTCATGCCGGAGCCCAAGCTGCGGGCCATGGCCCTGTCGAGCGCCTATCTTACGGCCTTCACCACCGCGGCGGCCGTGCTGCATTACCTCGGAGCCACCCTGGCGATGCCGTTCGCCGACCCCGCCCTGGCGCGGGTCGAGGCGGCCATGGGCTTCGATTGGCGCGGCTGGGTCGGCGGCCTCGCCGCGCATCCGGATCTCTCCTGGTGGCTGGCGCTCGCCTACCATTCCAGCGGACCGCAAGTCGGGCTCGTCGTCATCGCTTTAAGCGCGGTGTCGCGGGTCGCGCGCCTCTGGGCCTATGCCCGCCTGTTCAGCCTGGCGCTGCTCGCCTCCATCGCGGTCTCGGCCTTGTTTCCCGCAATCGGGCCCTACGCCTATTACGAGCCGCAGGCCTATCCGCAGGGGCATCTCGAAACGGTCGGCGCCCTCTGGCATCTCGACGCGCTGCAGGCCCTGCGCAACGGAACGCTGTCGACGATCACGCTCTCGGAGATCCGCGGCCTCGTCACCTTCCCCTCGTTCCACGCCTGTCTCGCGGTCCTCACCGCCTGGGCGCTCGCCCCGGTGCCGGTGATCGGCCCGCTGGCCCTTCTCCTCAACGGCGCGATCATCGTCGCCACGCTCGGCGCGGGCGGACATTACGGGCCGGATGTGCTGGCCGGGACGCTGATGGGGGTTGTTCTGGTGGCCGCTCACCGGTTCCGGCGGCCGTTCTCGCTCGCGGGCGCCGGGGCCTCGCGTAAAGCGGTGCCGGACAGGGGAGTGGGGCCGCTCCCGCGTCCGCAGACGACGGGTTGA
- a CDS encoding conserved exported protein of unknown function (Evidence 4 : Unknown function but conserved in other organisms) gives MKRLLLVSALVLSPLALSATAQAQGTIRGAERGVEDGNRAAGPVGGVVGGAVGAATGTVGGVLGVDPDARREERIERREERTVRERPAR, from the coding sequence ATGAAGCGGCTATTGCTCGTCTCTGCCCTCGTTCTTTCCCCGCTCGCCCTGTCCGCGACGGCCCAGGCTCAGGGGACCATCCGCGGCGCCGAACGCGGCGTCGAAGACGGCAACCGCGCCGCCGGCCCGGTCGGCGGCGTCGTGGGCGGTGCTGTCGGGGCCGCGACCGGCACCGTTGGCGGCGTGCTCGGGGTCGATCCCGATGCCCGTCGTGAGGAGCGCATCGAGCGGCGCGAAGAGCGGACCGTTCGCGAGCGTCCGGCCCGGTAA
- a CDS encoding protein of unknown function (Evidence 5 : Unknown function), translating to MSITKPELSALLASAHRVPERERIAAFLRDPATEIIDNPFSATRAAAARNTWAGRGFDFRVMGVEAAGLTDLLSALAELPASEPLVEDIARSGPHTASIVLSGDRSRVVGVALYGKPGTALPRFVAPRPRRRAVASTQLDLFADAG from the coding sequence GTGTCGATCACCAAGCCCGAACTTTCCGCGTTGCTCGCCAGCGCGCACCGCGTGCCGGAGCGTGAGCGCATTGCGGCGTTCCTGCGCGATCCGGCGACGGAGATCATCGACAACCCGTTCTCGGCCACCCGCGCCGCCGCGGCGCGCAACACTTGGGCCGGTCGGGGTTTCGACTTCCGCGTCATGGGCGTCGAGGCGGCGGGCCTGACGGATCTGCTGAGCGCGCTGGCCGAACTTCCGGCCTCCGAACCGCTCGTCGAGGACATCGCCCGCTCCGGTCCGCATACCGCGTCGATCGTGCTGAGTGGGGACCGCAGCCGCGTCGTCGGCGTGGCCCTCTACGGCAAGCCCGGCACCGCGCTCCCACGCTTTGTCGCGCCCCGCCCCCGCCGCCGCGCCGTTGCCTCGACCCAGCTCGACCTGTTCGCCGATGCGGGGTGA
- the rplN gene encoding 50S ribosomal protein L14 (Evidence 2a : Function from experimental evidences in other organisms; PubMedId : 10094780, 10756104, 12809609, 151587, 352727, 6222285; Product type s : structure), whose translation MIQMQTNLDVADNSGARRVMCIKVLGGSKRKYAGVGDIIVVSVKEAIPRGRVKKGDVMKAVVVRTAKDVKRADGSVIRFDKNAAVLINNQKEPVGTRIFGPVPRELRARNHMKIISLAPEVL comes from the coding sequence GTGATCCAGATGCAGACGAATCTGGACGTCGCCGACAATTCGGGTGCGCGCCGCGTGATGTGCATCAAGGTACTCGGCGGGTCGAAGCGCAAATATGCCGGCGTCGGCGACATCATCGTCGTCTCCGTCAAGGAGGCGATCCCGCGCGGCCGCGTGAAGAAGGGCGACGTCATGAAGGCGGTCGTCGTGCGCACCGCCAAGGACGTGAAGCGCGCCGATGGTTCGGTGATCCGCTTCGACAAGAACGCTGCCGTTCTGATCAACAATCAGAAGGAGCCGGTCGGCACCCGTATCTTCGGACCGGTGCCGCGTGAGCTGCGCGCGCGCAACCACATGAAGATCATCTCGCTCGCTCCTGAGGTGCTGTGA
- a CDS encoding Integrase family protein → MAAKVLTVQSVERHKPDPARRLEIADAALPGFYLVVQPSGLKSWAVRYRVAGRSRKFTIGSYPLFDLGTARARAREALQMAATGRDPFVEKAAAAEAARAEPVDRIEAVVKLYVDRHLKPNGKAAYAAVMEGLLRNHVVPRWGQRRIGEIKRKDVVALCDALTDAGMSTGTNRVFTAARAMFNFALQRELIETTPFLGLKPPLAEVSRDRVLTDTEVRLIWRAAERVGFPFGPAVQMLLLTGQRRNEVTQMVRSEVVGDLWTIPATRTKNSVEHLVPLSAAAQAILGNLPRIVGEAGYVFSRSGTAPISDHSSSKRRFDAAMLAIAREDAAGEGRDPAEIMVAPWRLHDLRRTCSTGMARLKQPVHVIEAVLNHISGSRGGIAGIYNRYQYLDEKRAALEVWASQVQMITRSEVSDAA, encoded by the coding sequence GTGGCAGCGAAGGTGCTCACCGTGCAGAGCGTAGAGAGACACAAGCCTGATCCGGCACGCAGGTTGGAGATCGCGGATGCCGCGCTCCCTGGCTTCTATCTGGTCGTTCAGCCTAGCGGCCTGAAGTCGTGGGCCGTCCGGTACCGAGTTGCTGGCCGATCCCGGAAGTTCACGATCGGCAGCTACCCGCTGTTCGACCTCGGCACCGCTCGGGCGAGGGCCCGCGAAGCTCTGCAGATGGCCGCAACCGGCCGTGATCCGTTCGTCGAGAAGGCTGCCGCAGCCGAGGCGGCCCGAGCAGAGCCGGTGGACCGCATCGAAGCGGTGGTGAAGCTCTACGTCGATCGGCACCTCAAGCCGAACGGCAAGGCTGCCTACGCTGCGGTCATGGAAGGCTTACTTCGGAACCACGTTGTCCCTCGGTGGGGGCAGCGGAGGATCGGCGAGATTAAGCGCAAGGATGTGGTAGCGCTTTGCGACGCGCTCACTGACGCGGGAATGAGCACGGGCACGAACCGTGTCTTCACAGCCGCCCGCGCGATGTTCAATTTCGCTCTGCAGCGCGAGTTGATCGAAACGACGCCGTTCCTTGGCTTGAAGCCCCCGCTGGCGGAGGTCAGCCGGGACCGCGTGCTCACCGATACCGAGGTCCGACTGATTTGGCGTGCTGCTGAGCGCGTCGGCTTTCCGTTCGGCCCCGCCGTGCAGATGCTATTGCTGACGGGGCAGCGCCGCAACGAGGTCACGCAGATGGTCCGGAGCGAGGTCGTGGGTGACCTCTGGACCATTCCTGCAACGCGGACAAAGAATTCGGTGGAGCATCTGGTGCCGCTCTCCGCGGCAGCGCAGGCCATCCTTGGCAACCTGCCGCGCATCGTGGGCGAGGCGGGCTATGTCTTCTCCCGCAGCGGTACCGCACCAATCTCGGACCATTCCAGCAGCAAGCGGCGCTTCGATGCGGCGATGCTGGCGATTGCCCGAGAGGACGCAGCAGGGGAGGGGAGAGACCCGGCAGAGATAATGGTTGCGCCCTGGCGCCTCCACGACCTGCGCCGCACCTGCAGCACCGGGATGGCGAGGCTGAAGCAGCCAGTGCATGTAATTGAAGCGGTGCTCAACCACATCAGCGGGTCGAGGGGCGGCATCGCCGGTATCTATAACCGCTACCAGTACCTCGACGAAAAGCGGGCGGCACTCGAAGTGTGGGCGTCCCAGGTGCAGATGATCACCCGCAGCGAGGTCAGCGATGCAGCATGA
- a CDS encoding protein of unknown function (Evidence 5 : Unknown function), translated as MAVSLADLVRGAAAEARRLAAGFPASGRKDDFPWAVIAAFDADVRGHVERDRRIEDERDRVLIASVTLAETSGDAEADEWDRARRHLVRAVDYLEETVLRFGIVNRAAARRGYGAAGDPVSTSPKE; from the coding sequence GTGGCGGTGAGCTTGGCAGATCTCGTGCGTGGGGCGGCCGCTGAGGCCCGGCGGCTCGCAGCCGGCTTCCCAGCGAGCGGGCGGAAGGACGACTTCCCCTGGGCCGTCATCGCAGCCTTCGATGCCGATGTGCGGGGCCATGTCGAGCGCGACCGGCGGATCGAGGATGAGCGCGACCGTGTTCTGATCGCCTCCGTCACCCTGGCCGAGACCTCCGGCGATGCCGAGGCGGACGAGTGGGACCGGGCGCGCCGCCATCTCGTCAGGGCGGTCGATTACTTGGAGGAGACGGTCCTCCGCTTCGGCATCGTCAACCGGGCCGCGGCCAGGCGCGGCTACGGGGCGGCGGGCGACCCGGTCTCGACATCGCCGAAAGAATGA
- a CDS encoding protein of unknown function; putative exported protein (Evidence 5 : Unknown function), protein MRRTGFLGLSVIVLAAFGAIGAGHASESVSGQPRILSGDTLVVGGRVVGLYGVAAPGLKQTCLNEKGHGYACGAHSAKALAAHLKDATVTCQIRETDSYGRALSVCHRDKEDLSAWMAEKGLAMAERNRRAAYVGAETVAWGKRLGLWAGSFEDPTERPRTSYLKASTVADAQPETH, encoded by the coding sequence ATGAGACGAACGGGATTTCTCGGTCTGAGCGTCATCGTCCTCGCCGCATTCGGCGCCATCGGCGCCGGCCACGCCAGCGAAAGCGTGAGCGGTCAGCCTCGGATCTTGAGCGGCGACACGCTGGTCGTCGGCGGGCGCGTCGTCGGCCTCTACGGCGTGGCGGCGCCCGGCCTCAAACAGACCTGCCTGAACGAAAAGGGCCACGGCTATGCCTGCGGTGCCCACTCGGCCAAGGCGCTGGCCGCCCACCTCAAGGATGCCACCGTCACCTGCCAGATTCGCGAGACCGACAGCTACGGCCGTGCGCTCTCCGTCTGCCACCGTGACAAGGAGGACCTGAGCGCCTGGATGGCGGAGAAGGGCCTTGCCATGGCCGAGCGCAACCGGCGCGCCGCCTATGTCGGCGCCGAGACGGTGGCCTGGGGCAAGCGCCTCGGCCTCTGGGCGGGCTCGTTCGAGGATCCGACCGAACGGCCACGGACGAGCTACCTCAAGGCCAGCACGGTGGCCGACGCTCAGCCCGAGACGCACTGA
- a CDS encoding protein of unknown function (Evidence 5 : Unknown function), translating to MIPFAGQDTGDVPTHGVSSAPSPCAGIRTHDEAALYAYARRTVWGHRRSVGASDRQANRPARRRIGPARRSDRGSRRESWPSTLGRLVLVKGPEAGPAATGATPACRRGMPQATKRA from the coding sequence GTGATCCCGTTCGCAGGCCAGGATACGGGCGACGTCCCGACGCACGGAGTCTCGAGCGCGCCCTCTCCGTGTGCCGGCATCCGGACGCACGATGAGGCCGCCCTCTACGCTTACGCCCGCCGAACGGTTTGGGGGCATCGCCGCTCGGTGGGCGCAAGCGACCGGCAGGCGAACCGACCGGCGCGGCGAAGGATAGGGCCGGCGCGCCGTTCCGACAGGGGCAGCCGGCGGGAGAGTTGGCCGAGCACATTGGGACGGCTGGTCTTGGTTAAGGGCCCCGAGGCGGGCCCTGCGGCGACGGGCGCGACACCGGCATGTCGCCGTGGCATGCCGCAGGCCACGAAAAGGGCATAA